One window of Marinobacterium aestuarii genomic DNA carries:
- a CDS encoding tartrate dehydrogenase — protein sequence MNSTIKKHRIAVIPGDGIGHEVVPEGLRVLDAVKNKFNIDLEFEHFEFASCDYYLQHNKMMPDDWKTQIGTHDAIFFGAVGWPDKVPDHISLWGSLIQFRRQFDQYVCLRPVKLMPGVPSPLANRKVGDIDFYVVRENSEGEYSSMGGRIFDGTDQETVLQESVFTRRGTDRIMKYAFELARRRNSHVTSATKSNGISISMPFWDERFSAMAEQYPDVRADKYHIDILTAHFVRNPDWFDVVVASNLFGDILSDLGPACTGTIGIAPSANLNPENLFPSLFEPVHGSAPDIYGKGIANPIGQIWSGAMMLDHLGYFDAANSIMTAIETVLAEGPRTPDMDGHATTEDVGKAVASAI from the coding sequence ATGAACAGCACTATCAAGAAGCACAGGATTGCGGTTATTCCCGGTGACGGCATCGGTCACGAAGTGGTACCCGAGGGGCTACGTGTACTGGATGCAGTCAAAAACAAGTTCAATATCGATCTTGAGTTTGAACACTTTGAATTTGCATCCTGCGATTATTACCTGCAGCACAACAAAATGATGCCGGACGACTGGAAGACACAGATCGGTACTCATGACGCCATTTTCTTTGGCGCCGTGGGCTGGCCCGACAAAGTACCGGACCACATTTCCCTCTGGGGCTCGCTTATTCAGTTCCGTCGCCAGTTTGATCAGTATGTATGCCTGCGCCCGGTAAAACTGATGCCGGGCGTTCCCTCGCCGCTTGCCAATCGAAAAGTGGGCGATATTGATTTTTATGTCGTGAGGGAAAACAGCGAAGGCGAATACTCCAGTATGGGCGGCCGAATCTTCGACGGCACAGACCAGGAAACCGTACTGCAGGAGAGTGTCTTCACGCGCCGCGGCACAGACCGGATCATGAAATATGCGTTTGAACTTGCCCGCAGGCGCAACAGCCATGTTACCTCGGCAACCAAGTCGAACGGCATTTCCATTTCAATGCCCTTCTGGGACGAGCGTTTCTCCGCCATGGCGGAACAGTACCCGGATGTCCGGGCTGACAAATATCATATCGACATATTGACGGCACACTTTGTTCGCAACCCCGACTGGTTTGACGTGGTGGTCGCATCCAATCTGTTCGGGGACATTCTTTCGGATCTCGGCCCCGCCTGCACCGGCACTATCGGAATCGCCCCATCCGCCAACCTGAATCCGGAAAACCTATTCCCGTCACTGTTTGAACCGGTACATGGCTCTGCGCCGGATATCTATGGCAAGGGAATCGCCAACCCGATTGGTCAGATCTGGAGCGGCGCCATGATGCTTGATCACCTTGGTTACTTTGATGCAGCCAATTCAATTATGACGGCCATCGAAACGGTACTGGCAGAAGGCCCCCGCACACCGGATATGGATGGTCATGCAACAACCGAAGATGTCGGCAAGGCGGTTGCATCCGCCATTTAA
- a CDS encoding LysR family transcriptional regulator, with the protein MSNISELYFFVTLSRNQSLAAAARDLDITPSAVTKRLALMEKRLGVRLVNRTTRKISLTTEGEIYLSRAVLILSDIDEMELLVSNRKETPGGLLRVNAPLGFGRRYLSPVVSEFIKLYPEVEVQLTLTDAPVNLPDKSIDVVIRFGDIPDSRLVARKVADNRRLLCAAPSYLAQHGRPNSAAELSGHNCIVLRQNNQSSSLWRLTRGDRTESIKVHTRLSTNDGEVALKWALDGHGILMRAEWDLAKYVRSGRLELLLEDYSTPPADIYAVYLEKANLSAKVAVFVDYLRESFLIENAGKIKRALW; encoded by the coding sequence ATGAGTAATATTTCGGAGCTGTATTTCTTCGTTACCTTGTCCAGGAATCAATCCCTTGCGGCGGCGGCGCGGGATCTCGATATAACGCCGTCGGCGGTGACAAAACGTTTGGCGTTGATGGAAAAACGGCTGGGTGTTCGGCTTGTTAACCGTACGACCAGGAAGATAAGCCTGACGACAGAGGGCGAAATTTATCTGTCTCGCGCGGTCTTGATTCTGTCCGATATTGATGAAATGGAACTTCTGGTTTCAAACCGAAAGGAAACCCCCGGAGGTTTGCTGCGAGTCAATGCGCCACTTGGGTTTGGTCGTCGCTATCTTTCGCCCGTTGTTTCGGAGTTCATCAAGCTTTATCCCGAAGTGGAGGTTCAACTTACGCTAACCGATGCCCCGGTGAACCTGCCTGACAAATCAATAGACGTAGTCATACGTTTTGGCGATATACCCGATTCGCGTCTGGTTGCTCGAAAGGTGGCTGATAACAGACGATTACTGTGTGCCGCACCTTCATACCTGGCACAGCATGGCCGACCGAATTCGGCCGCAGAGTTGTCAGGGCATAACTGCATTGTATTACGTCAGAATAATCAGTCTTCAAGTTTGTGGCGCCTGACCCGTGGCGACAGGACGGAGTCGATCAAGGTCCATACCAGACTGAGTACCAACGACGGCGAGGTGGCGCTGAAGTGGGCCTTGGATGGCCACGGCATATTGATGAGAGCAGAGTGGGATTTGGCCAAGTACGTACGCAGTGGCCGATTGGAGCTCCTGCTTGAGGATTACTCGACGCCGCCGGCGGATATTTATGCTGTTTATCTTGAGAAGGCGAATCTTTCTGCCAAGGTCGCCGTTTTTGTGGATTATCTCAGAGAGTCATTTCTGATAGAAAATGCAGGAAAGATAAAAAGGGCACTGTGGTAA
- the ttdA gene encoding L(+)-tartrate dehydratase subunit alpha, translating to MNKEEAILRLTDTMAKFTSYIGKRLPRDVIKKQAELRKLETNPLAIEIYDVMAENQDAADKLDRPSCQDTGVIQYFIAAGSNFPLLGELEGILENATLGATRLGPLRHNAVETFDEKNTGTNTGSKIPWLDWEIVPGEDSATIDVYMAGGGCTLPGASKVLMPGQGYEGVAEFVLDVITSRGINACPPLLVGVGVSTSAETAARLSKKAILRPVDSRHQNDNAAKMEELLEEGLNELGIGPQGLTGNNSVMGVNIESSARHPSTIGVAVSTGCWSHRRGKICINSDLSYEIMSHDGVVL from the coding sequence TTGAATAAAGAAGAAGCGATCCTGAGACTGACCGATACTATGGCGAAATTTACCAGCTATATCGGCAAGCGTTTACCCAGAGATGTTATAAAGAAACAAGCTGAACTGCGCAAGCTGGAAACCAACCCCCTGGCGATAGAAATCTACGACGTCATGGCCGAAAATCAGGACGCCGCAGACAAGCTGGACCGCCCCAGCTGTCAGGACACCGGAGTAATACAGTATTTTATTGCCGCCGGCTCGAACTTCCCATTGCTTGGTGAGCTGGAGGGCATTCTTGAAAATGCAACCCTGGGAGCGACCAGGTTAGGACCGCTGCGCCACAATGCCGTAGAAACATTTGATGAGAAAAACACCGGTACAAACACCGGCTCGAAAATCCCCTGGCTGGATTGGGAAATCGTCCCCGGCGAAGACAGTGCAACCATCGATGTCTATATGGCGGGTGGCGGTTGTACCCTACCAGGCGCATCCAAGGTCCTGATGCCAGGGCAAGGATATGAAGGTGTAGCAGAATTTGTTCTGGACGTAATAACGTCTCGGGGCATTAACGCCTGCCCACCTCTGCTGGTCGGCGTGGGCGTTTCCACCTCAGCCGAAACAGCTGCACGCCTGTCTAAAAAAGCGATTCTCCGCCCTGTCGACTCGCGCCACCAGAATGATAATGCCGCCAAAATGGAAGAACTGCTGGAAGAGGGGCTCAACGAATTGGGCATTGGTCCCCAGGGACTGACCGGCAATAACAGTGTCATGGGTGTGAATATCGAGTCATCGGCTCGGCACCCCTCAACCATTGGGGTCGCTGTATCGACAGGATGCTGGTCTCACCGCAGAGGCAAGATTTGTATTAATTCGGACCTTTCCTATGAAATCATGTCCCACGACGGAGTAGTACTGTGA